One region of Pseudomonas alvandae genomic DNA includes:
- a CDS encoding PaaI family thioesterase codes for MAEDSVFDRATRFLSALRHCQVLGLKLHSASRDGLTVVLPYSPQIVGNPLTGIVHGGALTTLMDTACGMSTLCVLPQFEVCPTLDLRIDYMHAAMPDKAIYGFAQCYRITPDVIFSRGFAYQDDPEHPIAHVVGTFMRLGDSARGMKKGGLAAAAQKP; via the coding sequence ATGGCTGAAGATTCCGTTTTTGACCGCGCGACACGCTTTTTATCTGCGCTCAGGCACTGTCAGGTGTTGGGCTTGAAACTCCACAGCGCCAGTCGCGATGGATTAACCGTCGTGTTGCCTTACAGCCCGCAGATCGTTGGCAATCCCTTGACGGGCATTGTCCATGGCGGGGCGTTGACCACCTTGATGGACACCGCTTGCGGCATGTCGACGTTGTGCGTGTTACCGCAGTTTGAAGTCTGTCCGACCCTGGACCTGCGTATCGACTACATGCACGCCGCCATGCCCGACAAAGCTATCTATGGCTTTGCCCAGTGCTATCGGATCACGCCGGACGTGATCTTCAGCCGTGGGTTTGCCTATCAGGACGATCCGGAGCACCCCATTGCCCATGTGGTCGGCACCTTCATGCGCCTGGGTGACAGCGCCCGCGGAATGAAAAAGGGCGGCCTGGCGGCTGCGGCGCAAAAACCATGA
- a CDS encoding PaaI family thioesterase, whose amino-acid sequence MTDITEAQLRQACEQGDVGRLLSLIPYAQLIGVECTRQGDEWLFCLPANKDNIGNPLLPAIHGGVIAGFMELSAAVHLLIATHAASVPKIIDFSLDYLRAGQFRDTYARCQVWRQGRRVANVAITAWQEAEAEPIATARAHFKIPAPSKPAGS is encoded by the coding sequence ATGACCGACATCACTGAGGCGCAACTGCGCCAGGCGTGTGAGCAGGGCGACGTCGGGCGACTGCTGTCCTTGATTCCCTATGCGCAACTCATCGGCGTCGAATGCACGCGCCAGGGCGATGAATGGCTGTTTTGCCTGCCAGCCAATAAGGACAACATTGGTAACCCTTTACTGCCTGCTATCCATGGTGGGGTCATCGCCGGATTCATGGAGCTATCGGCCGCCGTTCATCTGCTGATCGCCACACATGCGGCCAGTGTACCCAAGATCATCGATTTTTCCCTGGATTACCTGCGAGCCGGGCAGTTTCGCGATACTTATGCGAGGTGCCAGGTCTGGCGCCAGGGGCGGCGTGTGGCCAACGTCGCGATCACTGCCTGGCAGGAAGCTGAAGCCGAACCCATCGCCACTGCCCGGGCCCATTTCAAGATCCCGGCGCCCTCCAAGCCGGCCGGCTCTTGA
- the htpG gene encoding molecular chaperone HtpG yields MSVETQKETLGFQTEVKQLLHLMIHSLYSNKEIFLRELISNASDAVDKLRFEALSKPELLEGGAELKIRVSFDKDAKTVTLEDNGIGMSRDEVITHLGTIAKSGTADFMKNLSGDQKKDSHLIGQFGVGFYSAFIVADHVEVFSRRAGLAASEGVHWSSKGEGEFEVATLDKADRGTRIVLHLKSGEEEFADGWRLRNIIKKYSDHIALPIELPKEVTAAEGEEKPEVEWETVNRASALWTRPRTEIKDEEYQEFYKHIGHDYENPLSWSHNKVEGKLEYSSLLYVPARAPFDLYQREAPRGLKLYVQRVFVMDQAESFLPLYLRFIKGVVDSNDLSLNVSREILQKDPIIDSMKSALTKRVLDMLEKLAKNEPEQYKGFWKNFGQVMKEGPAEDFANKEKIAGLLRFASTQGDDGEQIVGLADYLARAKEGQDKIYYLTGETYAQVKNSPHLEVFRKKGIEVLLLTDRIDEWLMSYLNEFDGKSFVDVARGDLDLGNLDSEEDKKAAEEVAKSKEGLVERIKTALGDAVSEVRVSHRLTDSPAILAIGEQDLGLQMRQILEASGQKVPDSKPIFEFNPAHPLVEKLDNEQSEERFGDLSHILFDQAALAAGDSLKDPAAYVRRLNKLLVELSA; encoded by the coding sequence ATGAGCGTGGAAACTCAAAAGGAAACCCTGGGCTTCCAGACCGAGGTGAAGCAACTGCTGCACCTGATGATTCACTCGCTGTATTCGAATAAGGAAATTTTCCTCCGCGAGCTGATTTCGAACGCCTCCGACGCTGTCGACAAATTACGTTTCGAAGCGCTGTCCAAGCCAGAACTGCTGGAAGGCGGCGCCGAGCTGAAAATCCGTGTGAGCTTCGACAAGGACGCGAAAACCGTCACCCTCGAAGACAACGGTATCGGCATGAGCCGCGACGAGGTGATCACGCACCTGGGCACCATCGCCAAGTCCGGCACCGCCGATTTCATGAAGAACCTGTCCGGCGACCAGAAGAAGGATTCGCACCTGATCGGCCAGTTCGGCGTCGGTTTCTATTCCGCGTTCATCGTCGCTGACCACGTCGAAGTGTTCAGCCGCCGTGCCGGCCTCGCTGCGAGCGAAGGCGTGCACTGGTCGTCCAAGGGCGAGGGCGAGTTTGAAGTCGCGACCCTCGACAAGGCTGATCGCGGCACCCGCATCGTCCTGCACCTCAAGTCTGGCGAAGAAGAGTTCGCCGATGGCTGGCGCCTGCGCAACATCATCAAGAAGTACTCAGACCACATCGCGCTGCCAATCGAGCTGCCGAAGGAAGTCACCGCGGCCGAAGGCGAAGAAAAGCCTGAAGTGGAATGGGAAACCGTCAACCGCGCCAGTGCCCTCTGGACCCGTCCTCGCACCGAGATCAAGGACGAGGAATACCAGGAGTTCTACAAGCACATCGGTCATGACTACGAGAATCCGCTGAGCTGGAGCCATAACAAGGTCGAAGGCAAGCTGGAATACAGCTCGCTGCTGTACGTGCCGGCCCGTGCGCCGTTCGATCTGTACCAGCGCGAAGCGCCACGCGGCCTGAAGCTGTACGTGCAGCGTGTGTTCGTGATGGACCAGGCCGAATCGTTCCTGCCGCTGTACCTGCGCTTCATCAAGGGTGTGGTGGACTCCAACGACCTGTCGCTGAACGTTTCGCGGGAAATCCTGCAGAAAGATCCGATCATCGATTCCATGAAGTCGGCACTGACCAAGCGCGTGCTGGACATGTTGGAAAAATTGGCGAAGAACGAGCCTGAGCAGTACAAGGGCTTCTGGAAGAACTTCGGCCAGGTGATGAAGGAAGGTCCGGCCGAAGACTTCGCCAACAAGGAGAAGATCGCTGGCCTGCTGCGCTTTGCCTCGACCCAGGGCGACGACGGCGAGCAGATCGTTGGCCTGGCCGATTACCTGGCCCGCGCCAAGGAAGGCCAGGACAAGATCTATTACCTGACCGGCGAGACTTATGCACAGGTCAAGAACAGCCCGCACCTGGAAGTCTTCCGCAAGAAAGGCATCGAAGTGCTGCTGCTCACCGATCGCATCGACGAGTGGCTGATGAGCTACCTCAACGAATTCGACGGCAAGAGCTTTGTCGACGTGGCTCGTGGCGACTTGGACCTTGGCAACCTGGATTCGGAAGAAGACAAGAAGGCCGCCGAGGAAGTGGCCAAGAGCAAGGAAGGCCTGGTGGAGCGGATCAAGACTGCGTTGGGCGATGCCGTCAGCGAAGTACGCGTTTCCCACCGCCTGACCGATTCCCCGGCGATCCTGGCCATCGGCGAGCAGGACCTGGGTCTGCAAATGCGCCAGATCCTCGAAGCCAGCGGCCAGAAAGTCCCGGATTCCAAGCCGATCTTCGAATTCAACCCGGCTCACCCGCTGGTGGAGAAGCTCGACAACGAGCAGAGCGAAGAGCGTTTTGGCGACCTGTCGCACATCCTCTTCGACCAGGCGGCCCTGGCGGCCGGCGACAGCCTGAAAGACCCGGCGGCCTATGTCCGTCGCCTGAACAAGCTGTTGGTTGAATTGTCAGCTTAA
- a CDS encoding dienelactone hydrolase family protein, producing MSQITVRSVVYQLDGQSYESRLAFDTHQQGPRPGLLMAPNWMGVGAGAEEIARSVAANGYVVLIADLYGQTVRPSNADEAGAAMMPLKNDRALLRKRMQAAFEQLQSQGEAQVDVSKLATFGFCFGGCCSLELARTGAPLKAAISFHGTLDTPNPADAQNIQGAVLVMHGASDPLVPKEQLPAFEDEMNAAGVDWQLLSYGGAVHSFTDPQANVPGKMMYNAKVAGRAFRSMHNLLDEVFKG from the coding sequence ATGAGTCAGATTACGGTTCGTTCGGTGGTGTATCAGCTCGATGGCCAAAGCTATGAAAGCCGCCTGGCCTTCGATACCCACCAGCAGGGGCCGCGCCCGGGTTTGCTGATGGCACCGAATTGGATGGGCGTAGGGGCAGGAGCCGAGGAAATCGCCCGGTCAGTGGCGGCGAACGGTTACGTGGTGCTGATTGCCGATCTGTATGGGCAAACCGTGCGCCCGTCCAATGCCGACGAGGCCGGTGCGGCGATGATGCCGCTCAAGAATGACCGAGCGTTGTTGCGCAAGCGCATGCAGGCCGCGTTCGAACAATTGCAAAGCCAGGGCGAAGCGCAGGTCGACGTTTCGAAACTGGCCACGTTTGGCTTTTGCTTTGGCGGTTGCTGTTCCCTGGAACTGGCTCGCACCGGGGCGCCGCTCAAGGCCGCGATTTCGTTCCACGGCACCCTGGATACGCCCAACCCGGCCGATGCGCAGAACATCCAGGGCGCCGTCCTGGTCATGCACGGCGCCTCCGACCCATTGGTGCCGAAAGAACAACTGCCGGCCTTCGAAGATGAGATGAACGCGGCCGGGGTGGATTGGCAACTGCTGAGCTACGGCGGCGCGGTACATTCGTTCACCGACCCGCAGGCCAATGTGCCGGGCAAGATGATGTACAACGCCAAGGTCGCCGGGCGGGCGTTCCGCTCGATGCACAACTTGCTCGATGAAGTGTTCAAGGGCTGA